Proteins found in one Solitalea lacus genomic segment:
- a CDS encoding FecR family protein has translation MTENRNKLEQKDSYRPQPDSFFPANAEEQKQLDAWFDSLKDNGSVTPFENDAEKAALKQRVIEGVFDRIGDREQKNSAAPIRTLNWNWLKVAASVAIVSTLGLIGYNYWNKPKPVEYVAVSANNGRVMQVMLPDSTTIWLQAGSTLKYPKQFSDTTREVYLDEGLAYFKVTHNKEKPFIVHTPQLDTRVLGTSFVIKSYKQLDDVQVDLLTGRVRVSHNKETLGELTPNKRLTFHRASAKVDIEELNTAESARFVRGDIVLQRAGFEELFTTLQNIYGVKFKYDADRLKDCKFNLRFKTSLKVEQVLEIVNGIHPIKFNRNGKEITIETKGCNK, from the coding sequence ATGACTGAAAACCGAAATAAATTGGAACAAAAGGATTCATATAGACCACAGCCAGATTCATTCTTTCCAGCTAATGCTGAAGAGCAAAAACAGCTGGATGCCTGGTTTGATTCATTAAAAGATAATGGGTCAGTTACTCCTTTTGAAAATGATGCCGAGAAAGCTGCATTAAAACAGCGTGTTATTGAAGGCGTCTTTGATCGGATCGGTGATAGGGAGCAGAAAAATTCCGCAGCTCCGATTCGAACTTTAAATTGGAATTGGTTAAAAGTGGCAGCTTCGGTAGCTATTGTTTCAACCTTGGGATTGATAGGCTATAACTACTGGAACAAGCCTAAACCGGTGGAATATGTTGCAGTGTCGGCCAATAACGGAAGGGTTATGCAAGTGATGTTGCCTGATAGTACTACGATTTGGTTACAGGCAGGTAGTACTTTGAAATACCCTAAACAATTTAGCGACACCACAAGGGAAGTGTACCTGGATGAAGGCTTGGCATATTTCAAAGTAACTCATAACAAGGAGAAGCCTTTTATTGTGCATACTCCACAGCTAGACACGAGGGTGTTGGGAACCTCATTCGTGATAAAGTCATACAAACAGTTGGATGATGTGCAGGTAGATTTGCTTACCGGCCGTGTTCGAGTGAGTCATAACAAGGAAACACTGGGAGAACTTACTCCAAATAAACGCTTAACTTTTCATCGAGCCTCTGCAAAGGTTGATATTGAAGAGTTAAATACAGCCGAATCGGCTCGTTTTGTAAGGGGAGATATCGTTTTGCAGCGTGCCGGCTTTGAAGAGTTGTTTACAACATTGCAGAATATTTATGGGGTTAAGTTCAAATATGATGCTGACCGGCTTAAAGACTGCAAGTTTAACTTACGCTTTAAAACGAGTTTAAAAGTTGAACAGGTGTTGGAAATAGTAAATGGTATTCACCCAATTAAATTCAATAGGAATGGTAAAGAAATAACAATAGAGACAAAAGGCTGCAACAAGTAG
- a CDS encoding RagB/SusD family nutrient uptake outer membrane protein, whose amino-acid sequence MKSLYKNTVCLSLVALLATSACDKKLDLRPENNLTEAALLENKVTTERLLIGGYYEQFLVERSVINLADMSTGIATGTLNNYYTGSIDSKNDEAFNIWSAHYKIINIADVVINRLPSIGKYDESAKKQFIAEAKFLRAFSYFRLITLYGDDAFGINGANKLGVPLRLDAFERYDESQLLPRSANKEVLDRVVKDLEEALPDLPTTTANIDLHARATKSVGKAFLSRVYLYLGQYNKAIQVADDVLADPTFVLAASPATIFPNNSSVVQTNNAPLNIKFDKEVVYGYPVSWNAYLNSSTTHKTFTGTGTTFIDPQFVASFAATDIRKSAMITIKAVSGINRFITSKYTHPSLYDNLMVIRLAEVILNKAEALAKRDGNVQSAVDMLNLIHQRAFPAGNKPVPFTTTSFTDGADLVKAILQERKWELAFEGHDRFDRLRNNMPINAEIPANKNVFPIPQKEIDISMGLIKQNPGYVQ is encoded by the coding sequence ATGAAATCTTTATATAAAAATACCGTTTGCTTATCTCTGGTGGCCCTGTTAGCAACAAGTGCTTGTGATAAAAAATTGGATCTGCGACCAGAGAATAATCTTACTGAAGCTGCTTTGCTTGAAAATAAGGTTACAACTGAACGGCTATTAATAGGAGGTTATTACGAGCAGTTCTTAGTTGAACGCAGTGTGATAAACCTGGCAGATATGAGCACCGGTATTGCAACTGGTACCCTTAATAACTATTATACAGGCAGTATTGACTCTAAAAATGATGAAGCCTTTAATATATGGAGTGCGCACTATAAAATTATAAATATTGCTGATGTAGTGATAAATCGCTTGCCTTCAATTGGGAAATATGATGAGAGTGCCAAAAAACAGTTTATTGCTGAGGCTAAGTTTTTACGCGCATTTAGTTATTTTAGATTGATTACGCTTTATGGGGATGATGCATTTGGTATAAATGGAGCTAATAAGTTAGGTGTTCCGCTGCGATTGGATGCTTTTGAACGATATGATGAAAGTCAATTATTGCCTCGTTCTGCCAATAAAGAGGTGTTGGATAGGGTAGTAAAAGATCTGGAAGAAGCACTTCCTGACCTTCCAACTACAACTGCAAACATCGATTTACATGCCCGTGCTACTAAATCAGTAGGAAAAGCATTTCTGTCACGTGTATATCTTTATCTGGGTCAGTATAATAAAGCAATTCAAGTGGCTGATGATGTGTTAGCTGATCCGACGTTTGTGTTAGCAGCTAGTCCAGCTACTATTTTTCCTAATAACAGCTCAGTGGTTCAAACTAATAATGCACCACTTAATATCAAGTTTGATAAAGAGGTAGTCTATGGTTATCCGGTTAGTTGGAATGCTTATTTAAATAGTAGTACGACTCATAAGACTTTTACAGGAACGGGAACTACATTTATTGATCCTCAATTTGTAGCCTCTTTTGCTGCAACTGATATCAGAAAATCGGCGATGATAACTATTAAAGCAGTTAGCGGTATAAACAGATTCATTACTTCCAAATATACACATCCATCGCTTTATGATAACTTAATGGTCATTCGTTTGGCTGAAGTAATTTTAAATAAAGCTGAAGCATTAGCCAAGCGCGATGGTAATGTACAGTCTGCCGTTGATATGCTTAATCTGATACATCAACGGGCATTTCCTGCTGGAAACAAACCTGTACCTTTTACAACTACAAGCTTTACCGACGGGGCTGATTTGGTAAAAGCCATTTTGCAAGAGCGTAAATGGGAGCTGGCTTTTGAAGGTCATGATCGTTTTGACCGACTAAGAAACAACATGCCAATTAATGCAGAAATACCTGCAAATAAAAATGTGTTCCCAATTCCTCAAAAAGAGATTGATATCTCAATGGGATTGATTAAACAAAATCCGGGATACGTACAATAA
- a CDS encoding TlpA disulfide reductase family protein, giving the protein MKQSIKKVLALTLALMSAGALYAQSNKQITVTGKVKFPDPTGKYKIYLGQYVGDGFAKAFKAMDSTALDANNTFKFTINTNKPDFYQVRVYYMDRIDFWADKDDLKINFRGIDTAKRIVKNPPYIRIEGSADNDVVNHTNFVNYRNYQSTILLYNQLYKAEQAKDSLWVASVKRTIDSLNSDVKARIRNIVEIYKDKPTVLYALNGLRGKADEPFVMSVLDNLIEKYPNLQQAKATKKEMAAAKAQTEKIANGKAAPDFAYPDLNGKKWGPKDFKGKYVIVDFWASWCGPCRQEIPHLKEVYKKYKDKGLEILAVSVDAQPEKWKKAMDEEKMAWPQINAQDSKPVMSSYLFSGIPYLVLLDKEGRIIEKNLRGESLDKKLKEIFGI; this is encoded by the coding sequence GTGAAACAGTCAATTAAAAAAGTACTAGCTCTTACACTTGCACTAATGAGTGCCGGAGCGTTATATGCTCAAAGCAATAAGCAGATTACAGTAACAGGCAAAGTGAAGTTCCCTGATCCTACAGGTAAGTATAAGATTTATCTGGGGCAGTATGTTGGCGATGGATTTGCTAAGGCTTTTAAGGCTATGGATAGCACTGCGCTTGATGCCAACAATACCTTTAAGTTCACCATCAATACCAATAAGCCCGATTTTTATCAGGTAAGGGTTTATTATATGGATCGGATTGATTTTTGGGCCGACAAAGATGATCTGAAGATCAATTTCCGTGGTATCGATACGGCAAAAAGAATAGTAAAGAACCCTCCTTACATTCGTATTGAAGGATCAGCAGATAATGATGTAGTCAATCACACTAACTTCGTTAATTATCGCAATTATCAGTCAACAATTCTTCTATATAATCAGCTGTATAAAGCAGAACAGGCTAAAGATTCACTATGGGTGGCGAGTGTAAAACGTACTATCGATAGTTTAAACAGTGACGTTAAGGCAAGAATTCGCAATATTGTTGAAATATACAAAGACAAGCCTACTGTACTTTATGCATTGAATGGTCTCAGAGGAAAAGCTGATGAACCATTTGTAATGAGTGTTTTGGATAATTTGATAGAGAAGTATCCAAATCTGCAACAAGCCAAAGCTACTAAAAAAGAAATGGCTGCGGCTAAGGCCCAAACGGAAAAGATTGCTAATGGTAAAGCGGCTCCTGATTTTGCTTATCCTGATCTTAATGGTAAAAAATGGGGACCAAAAGACTTTAAAGGAAAATATGTTATTGTTGATTTTTGGGCATCATGGTGTGGTCCTTGTCGCCAAGAAATCCCACACTTAAAAGAAGTATATAAAAAATATAAAGATAAAGGATTAGAGATTTTGGCCGTATCAGTAGACGCCCAGCCTGAAAAATGGAAAAAAGCGATGGATGAGGAGAAAATGGCCTGGCCACAAATTAATGCCCAAGATTCAAAACCTGTTATGAGCTCGTATCTGTTTAGTGGTATTCCTTATCTGGTACTATTAGATAAAGAAGGCAGAATCATTGAGAAAAACTTAAGAGGAGAAAGCCTTGACAAAAAACTTAAAGAGATATTCGGAATCTAA
- a CDS encoding thioredoxin family protein: MNKFLITALISTAMLTAANAQNREINFKHDVPFKEVLAEAKKQNKLIFFDAYTSWCGPCKVMSNTVFKTDSVADFFNQTFVNLKVDMEKGEGPQLKDKFGVSAYPTLMFIDGGGNVVHKIVGSAPVGEFMAESRKALNPNTTVTGLAMKFNKGDHSKETAMAYMKALETAYEHVKLGEVAKVYFDAQPQESLMESKNWELITRYLLDNSSTAFKYLFNRSNDLYALYGKGKVDSYFYKVFGTTTGALKKAYSTKNGIEEAEIKAKDMESLLANNPAYQNTLFSLHLVQFSSKGQWDQFCTLMDKTINQSDQLKINSQSILWPAMEMVKNAPVAYCNNALKWADYYSKNTNDLFTQILVSDLRKMANRKLGKDKEAQAFALSSESLRKEAAAKGTMTPPLMKE; encoded by the coding sequence ATGAATAAATTTTTAATCACAGCCCTAATTAGCACTGCAATGCTAACGGCTGCAAATGCCCAAAATCGGGAGATTAATTTTAAACACGATGTTCCTTTTAAGGAGGTATTGGCTGAAGCTAAAAAGCAGAATAAATTAATCTTTTTTGATGCATATACTTCTTGGTGCGGACCGTGTAAGGTTATGTCTAATACGGTTTTCAAAACAGATAGTGTTGCAGATTTCTTCAATCAAACCTTTGTTAATTTAAAAGTTGATATGGAGAAAGGGGAAGGCCCTCAGTTGAAAGATAAGTTTGGTGTAAGTGCATATCCAACCTTAATGTTTATTGATGGAGGAGGGAATGTGGTGCATAAAATTGTTGGCTCTGCGCCGGTTGGTGAGTTTATGGCAGAGTCGCGTAAGGCATTGAATCCGAATACAACGGTTACTGGCCTTGCAATGAAATTCAATAAAGGAGATCATTCAAAGGAAACAGCAATGGCTTATATGAAGGCATTAGAAACTGCTTATGAGCATGTCAAATTGGGTGAAGTAGCCAAAGTGTATTTCGATGCACAGCCACAGGAGTCGTTAATGGAAAGTAAGAACTGGGAGTTAATAACTCGTTATCTACTTGACAATAGCTCTACTGCATTTAAATACCTGTTCAATCGTTCAAACGATTTATATGCTCTGTACGGTAAAGGAAAGGTGGACTCCTACTTTTATAAGGTATTTGGAACTACAACAGGTGCATTAAAGAAGGCATATTCAACAAAAAATGGTATTGAAGAGGCAGAAATTAAAGCAAAGGATATGGAAAGCCTTTTGGCCAATAATCCAGCATATCAAAATACATTGTTTTCATTGCATTTAGTACAGTTTTCAAGTAAAGGTCAGTGGGATCAGTTTTGTACCTTAATGGATAAGACAATTAATCAATCAGATCAACTCAAAATTAATTCGCAGTCAATTTTATGGCCCGCTATGGAAATGGTCAAAAACGCCCCTGTAGCATATTGTAATAACGCACTAAAATGGGCCGATTACTATAGTAAGAATACGAATGACCTGTTTACCCAAATACTGGTTTCCGATTTACGAAAAATGGCCAATAGAAAACTAGGGAAAGATAAAGAGGCACAGGCGTTTGCCTTAAGTTCAGAAAGTTTAAGAAAGGAAGCTGCGGCTAAAGGCACTATGACTCCCCCACTGATGAAAGAATAG
- a CDS encoding arsenite methyltransferase: MKTDAELKQLVKEKYTEIALQDKETNMSSCCGSGCCSTEVYNIMSEDYTQLEGYNADSDLGLGCGLPTEFAKIKKGDVVIDLGSGAGNDCFVARSFTGETGKIIGIDFTEAMINKARENAEKLGFNNVEFRYGDIEKMPVSSATADVIVSNCVLNLVPNKENVIKEIYRVLKPGGHFSIADIVLVGELPERIKQTAEMYAGCVSGAIQKNEYIGLIDKAGFEKITLQKEKAIVIPDDILSSYLSPEEIKTFKESNTGIYSVTVYAEKPDYCCQPGCC; this comes from the coding sequence ATGAAAACAGATGCGGAATTAAAACAATTGGTAAAAGAAAAATATACTGAAATTGCTTTGCAAGACAAGGAAACCAATATGAGTTCTTGTTGTGGTTCTGGCTGCTGCTCCACAGAAGTGTATAATATTATGAGCGAGGATTACACTCAACTGGAAGGTTATAATGCCGATTCAGACTTAGGATTAGGCTGTGGTTTGCCTACTGAATTTGCAAAAATTAAAAAGGGAGATGTGGTTATTGACCTTGGCTCAGGAGCAGGAAATGACTGCTTTGTTGCCCGCAGCTTTACGGGCGAAACCGGAAAAATAATCGGCATTGATTTTACCGAGGCCATGATTAACAAAGCTCGTGAAAATGCTGAAAAGCTAGGTTTCAATAATGTGGAGTTTCGTTACGGCGATATCGAAAAAATGCCTGTTTCTTCAGCTACAGCTGATGTAATTGTAAGCAACTGTGTATTGAATTTAGTGCCAAACAAAGAAAACGTAATTAAAGAGATTTATCGTGTCTTAAAGCCCGGGGGACATTTCAGCATTGCAGATATTGTTTTAGTTGGTGAGTTACCTGAAAGGATAAAACAAACGGCCGAAATGTATGCCGGTTGCGTGTCAGGAGCTATTCAAAAAAATGAATACATAGGCTTAATTGATAAAGCTGGCTTTGAGAAAATTACTCTGCAAAAAGAAAAAGCAATTGTCATTCCTGATGATATACTTTCCAGCTATCTTTCACCTGAAGAAATTAAAACGTTCAAAGAAAGTAATACCGGAATTTACAGCGTAACTGTTTATGCTGAAAAACCTGACTATTGCTGCCAACCAGGATGTTGTTAG
- a CDS encoding GNAT family N-acetyltransferase, with translation MTIIPMQPEHWEAVKAIYEEGIATDNATFQLSAPDWAEWDQSHLKHCRLVIIEDNIVMGWAALTQVSDRCVYAGVAEVSVYVAEKYRGNGIGALLLNELVAESEKNGIWTLQAGIFPENKGSLALHQKFDFRLVGKRERIGKMNGKWRDTLLLERRSTKVGIE, from the coding sequence ATGACCATTATTCCTATGCAGCCCGAACATTGGGAGGCTGTAAAAGCAATATACGAAGAGGGCATTGCTACCGACAACGCCACCTTTCAGCTGTCGGCGCCAGACTGGGCCGAATGGGACCAGTCACATCTTAAGCATTGCAGACTAGTGATTATAGAAGATAATATTGTGATGGGCTGGGCAGCCTTAACGCAAGTTTCCGACCGTTGCGTTTATGCAGGCGTTGCCGAAGTGAGCGTGTATGTTGCTGAAAAATACCGCGGCAACGGCATTGGAGCGCTTTTGTTAAATGAACTGGTGGCAGAGAGTGAAAAAAATGGCATCTGGACACTACAAGCAGGGATTTTCCCTGAAAACAAGGGCAGTTTAGCCTTACACCAAAAATTTGATTTCAGACTTGTTGGCAAACGAGAACGAATTGGCAAAATGAATGGTAAATGGCGTGATACATTGCTGTTAGAACGAAGAAGTACCAAAGTAGGGATTGAATAA
- a CDS encoding MIP/aquaporin family protein has protein sequence MRRYLAELIGTFCLVFCGTGAIIINELTQGAVTHAGIAITFGLIVAAMIYALGEISHAHINPAVTLSMAVSGHLQRKDVLPYISSQIVGALFASITLKALFAKSVLLGTTLPSGGVMQSFILELILTFILMLVILLVANSKNKQFTGLIVGGVVLLEAMFAGPISGASMNPARSIAPAIISSHIEHLWLYIAAPIIGALLATGAYKLITIQPDIKTIQL, from the coding sequence ATGAGAAGATACCTTGCCGAATTAATTGGCACTTTTTGTCTGGTTTTTTGTGGAACCGGCGCAATTATTATTAATGAATTAACCCAAGGAGCAGTTACACATGCAGGCATTGCCATCACTTTTGGACTGATTGTGGCCGCAATGATTTATGCTTTGGGCGAAATCTCACATGCACACATCAACCCGGCAGTTACTTTGTCGATGGCTGTTAGCGGTCATTTACAGCGGAAAGATGTACTCCCCTATATCAGCTCACAAATTGTAGGTGCATTATTTGCAAGTATTACTCTTAAGGCATTATTTGCAAAAAGTGTATTACTAGGAACCACTTTGCCATCAGGGGGAGTTATGCAATCATTCATCCTAGAATTAATTTTGACCTTTATTCTGATGCTAGTTATCCTGTTGGTGGCAAACTCTAAAAACAAGCAGTTCACAGGTTTGATAGTTGGAGGCGTTGTGCTGCTGGAGGCAATGTTTGCAGGCCCTATAAGTGGCGCCTCCATGAACCCTGCCCGATCAATTGCACCGGCAATTATTTCCAGTCATATTGAGCATTTATGGCTCTATATTGCGGCCCCTATCATTGGGGCTTTGCTCGCCACCGGAGCCTATAAGCTTATAACCATACAACCGGATATTAAAACAATTCAACTTTAA
- a CDS encoding arsenate reductase ArsC, protein MKKILVLCTGNSCRSQMAHGYLEHFAGNKAEVFSAGVETHGINTKAVAAMAEDGIDISNHTSNNVDEYAGIDFDYVITVCDNAKERCPVFPSNAKKFHYNFPDPAKLPGDYEQNREAFLHTRNLIKDYVLKFIDQELN, encoded by the coding sequence ATGAAAAAAATATTGGTGCTTTGTACCGGCAATTCATGCCGCAGCCAAATGGCGCATGGCTATCTAGAACATTTTGCAGGCAATAAAGCCGAGGTATTTAGTGCCGGAGTGGAAACACATGGTATTAACACTAAAGCGGTGGCTGCGATGGCCGAAGATGGCATCGATATTTCTAATCATACATCAAACAATGTAGATGAGTATGCAGGCATTGATTTCGACTATGTGATTACCGTTTGTGATAATGCAAAAGAACGCTGCCCGGTGTTTCCTTCAAACGCTAAAAAGTTCCATTACAATTTTCCTGATCCGGCCAAACTTCCCGGTGATTACGAGCAAAACCGCGAAGCATTTCTCCATACCCGCAATCTGATTAAAGATTATGTTTTAAAATTTATTGATCAGGAATTGAACTAA
- a CDS encoding TonB-dependent receptor: MKKTFTKLIWETMRLSVIVTGIIMMTFGVLKAEKGWGQKLKDQKVSLGIEKGSLEAALRRIEAAGGLGFAYDFDLIKDIKVAEHRFLNQSLEQILNALLLSNGLEYSEKNNTILIVKTPKVESKKASGIVKGRVVENSSEATPLPGVTIRVDGTTTATSTDAEGNYKINLAPGKYRLIFSFIGFDTRTIDNVVVEDGKTRDINISLKPLIAYLQEAVVVGYGVQEKRSLTGAVGTLKPNTLGKTPLSISSGLVGRIAGVQVLPSSGVPGAASAITVRGITSINGKGNSPLLVIDGVPMYGIDQDNNTTNYSGRTYGAGFVGNIPTALTQNNRERFETDPLASINPDDIESIEILKDAYATAIYGSRGASGVILINTKKGSKTNGPKMDVQLSTTLNTPFKKHSFMNGDQYADFYTSFLKAMNKTTSFPKGSNTNWFDEIINTGQGYNASFNISNGNENGGYYISASYAKEQPYIIKNNFDRFQGRINIDQKLGKLFKVGANISLSNTQNNAISTQQIYGDAAMTAPNKPVVNELGEYVWNAWKNPTLLSTGRDLNPVGFANTTKNEIAENRTIGNVFGELSLNSWLKLRSEVGADWNTSRAYSRFTNKPQTVGGIASETDRQNKKWVINNTAVLNKAIARHSINATLGQSFESSTEYLNAATGSNFPNDEVLSISTAGTRTLSNSLKQEWALMSYFGRLNYMFNNRYMLGATYRIDGSSKFSKNKRYVGFPSVSAGWDIKQESFMSKLTFIDQLKLRGSVGLSGSDGGTGYYGNQGVYANASGNATWGNEVAVTPFSPNNPNLKWETRTKYDLGLDVSLLKSNVNVSFDYYDELTKNAILSFPIPGYLGFTSQQQNIGEISNKGVELTVNTSNITKKDFSWKSSFNIARNINKIEKLYARDGITNPYQLAKSLESGTGRFLLEGNSVTAFYLFEWAGINPANGNPILIDKDGNNTEVVLEKTTGGEVHRKYMGDAAPKFFGGFDNIISFKGLELNAFISYAYGNKMINGAKAYMYTYATNDAYNLSPDMLNYWNTPGQQTNIPALLNAYNSFTNTTTGVKSYSGSDYALSRNTSRFLEDASYIKLRNITVAYNFNKGIANRLRLSNLKLYAEVQNVFTITKYSGIDPEVTAFGSSALQMGRDEFTLPSSRMYSMGVKMGF; encoded by the coding sequence ATGAAGAAAACGTTTACAAAGCTAATCTGGGAAACTATGAGGCTAAGTGTAATTGTAACAGGCATCATTATGATGACTTTCGGAGTGCTCAAAGCAGAAAAAGGCTGGGGCCAGAAACTGAAGGATCAGAAAGTAAGTCTTGGTATTGAGAAAGGCTCTCTGGAGGCCGCGCTAAGGCGTATTGAGGCCGCCGGAGGCTTGGGATTTGCCTATGATTTTGATCTTATTAAAGACATAAAAGTTGCAGAGCATCGCTTTTTAAATCAGTCATTAGAACAGATTTTGAATGCACTTCTATTGTCTAATGGACTTGAGTATAGCGAAAAGAATAACACCATTCTTATTGTAAAAACTCCTAAAGTGGAGAGTAAAAAGGCCTCAGGAATAGTAAAAGGGCGTGTGGTAGAAAATTCATCAGAGGCAACTCCTCTTCCTGGAGTAACAATTCGGGTAGATGGAACTACCACAGCTACTTCTACTGATGCCGAAGGTAATTACAAAATCAACCTGGCCCCAGGTAAGTATCGCTTGATATTTAGCTTTATCGGTTTTGATACCCGTACGATAGATAACGTAGTGGTAGAAGATGGTAAAACTCGAGATATCAATATTAGTTTGAAACCGTTAATTGCTTACCTGCAAGAGGCTGTGGTGGTTGGTTATGGTGTACAAGAGAAGCGAAGTCTAACCGGTGCCGTTGGAACCTTAAAGCCTAATACATTAGGCAAAACTCCATTGTCAATTAGTTCGGGATTAGTAGGTCGCATTGCCGGCGTGCAAGTATTACCTTCCTCAGGTGTACCCGGTGCCGCTTCAGCAATTACAGTTAGGGGAATCACCAGTATTAATGGTAAAGGGAACTCTCCATTGCTTGTTATTGATGGAGTTCCTATGTACGGTATTGATCAGGATAATAATACCACTAATTATTCAGGCAGAACTTACGGTGCCGGATTTGTTGGTAATATTCCTACTGCCTTAACTCAGAATAATAGAGAACGATTTGAAACAGATCCGTTAGCGTCAATTAATCCGGATGATATTGAGTCAATTGAAATATTAAAAGACGCCTATGCTACGGCCATCTATGGTTCGAGAGGCGCTTCGGGTGTAATCCTTATCAATACCAAGAAGGGTTCAAAAACCAATGGTCCAAAGATGGACGTCCAGCTTTCAACGACCTTAAATACTCCTTTTAAGAAACACAGTTTTATGAACGGAGACCAATATGCTGATTTTTATACCTCCTTTTTAAAGGCGATGAATAAAACTACATCATTCCCTAAAGGAAGCAATACCAATTGGTTTGATGAAATAATTAACACTGGTCAGGGGTATAACGCATCATTCAATATTTCAAATGGTAATGAAAATGGTGGTTATTACATTAGCGCATCATATGCTAAAGAGCAGCCATATATAATCAAAAATAACTTTGATCGCTTTCAGGGACGCATCAATATTGACCAGAAACTAGGGAAGTTGTTTAAGGTTGGGGCTAATATTTCATTGTCAAATACACAAAATAATGCCATCAGTACACAACAAATTTATGGCGATGCAGCCATGACTGCTCCTAATAAGCCAGTTGTGAATGAGCTAGGAGAGTATGTTTGGAACGCATGGAAAAATCCGACTTTGCTTTCAACCGGACGGGATCTTAATCCGGTAGGTTTTGCTAATACCACAAAGAATGAGATAGCTGAAAACAGAACCATTGGTAATGTTTTTGGGGAGTTGTCATTGAACTCATGGCTTAAACTTAGGTCAGAAGTTGGTGCTGACTGGAACACCTCAAGAGCGTATAGCCGCTTTACTAATAAGCCACAAACTGTTGGAGGTATAGCCTCTGAAACTGATCGTCAGAATAAAAAATGGGTAATTAATAATACGGCTGTTCTTAATAAGGCTATTGCTCGTCACTCAATAAATGCTACGTTAGGACAAAGCTTTGAATCATCTACTGAGTATTTAAACGCAGCCACCGGTTCAAATTTCCCTAATGATGAAGTGTTAAGCATTTCAACTGCCGGTACACGTACGCTTTCAAATTCCTTAAAGCAGGAATGGGCCCTTATGTCTTATTTCGGACGTTTGAATTATATGTTCAACAACAGGTATATGCTGGGCGCAACCTATCGTATTGACGGATCTTCGAAGTTTAGTAAAAACAAACGTTATGTGGGATTCCCTTCGGTTTCGGCCGGATGGGATATTAAACAGGAATCCTTTATGAGTAAGCTAACCTTCATTGATCAGCTTAAATTGCGTGGAAGCGTTGGACTTTCAGGTTCTGACGGAGGAACAGGTTATTATGGCAATCAGGGAGTTTATGCTAATGCTAGCGGAAATGCAACTTGGGGTAATGAAGTAGCAGTGACCCCTTTTTCGCCAAATAATCCTAATCTTAAATGGGAAACGAGGACTAAGTACGACTTAGGATTGGATGTTTCACTGTTAAAATCTAACGTAAATGTCAGTTTTGATTATTACGATGAGCTAACCAAAAATGCTATACTTTCGTTCCCAATACCAGGTTATTTAGGCTTTACTTCTCAACAACAAAACATTGGCGAAATCTCGAATAAAGGCGTTGAGCTTACTGTGAATACTTCAAACATTACCAAGAAGGATTTCTCATGGAAATCAAGCTTTAATATTGCCAGAAATATTAATAAAATAGAGAAACTATACGCCAGAGATGGCATTACAAATCCTTATCAGCTAGCCAAAAGCTTAGAATCCGGTACGGGTCGTTTCTTATTGGAAGGAAACTCTGTAACAGCATTTTACTTATTTGAATGGGCTGGTATCAATCCTGCAAATGGAAATCCAATACTTATTGATAAAGACGGCAATAATACTGAGGTTGTTCTTGAAAAAACTACAGGAGGGGAAGTCCATAGAAAATATATGGGAGATGCGGCGCCTAAGTTTTTTGGTGGGTTTGATAACATAATTAGTTTTAAAGGGCTTGAGTTAAATGCATTCATCTCATATGCATACGGCAATAAAATGATTAATGGAGCAAAGGCTTATATGTATACCTATGCAACCAATGATGCCTATAATCTATCGCCTGATATGCTTAATTATTGGAATACTCCAGGCCAACAAACCAATATTCCTGCATTATTGAATGCATATAATTCCTTTACCAATACAACTACTGGTGTAAAAAGTTATTCTGGTTCTGACTATGCACTTAGTAGAAATACTTCTCGCTTTTTAGAAGATGCTTCTTACATCAAATTGCGTAACATAACGGTGGCCTATAATTTCAATAAAGGAATTGCTAATCGACTCCGCTTATCTAATCTTAAACTATATGCAGAGGTGCAAAATGTGTTTACCATTACAAAATATTCAGGTATTGATCCTGAGGTAACTGCATTCGGTTCGTCAGCACTTCAAATGGGACGGGACGAGTTTACATTGCCTTCATCACGCATGTACAGTATGGGAGTTAAAATGGGTTTTTAA